A genomic segment from Luteolibacter ambystomatis encodes:
- a CDS encoding lysophospholipid acyltransferase family protein, with product MSQKPESRMPAGVPDPPWRISAACWLVIVLFHLLRWMPRRWMYGRVSKRLGLAARHHLKERVMDHVTQVLGEFESADARENFWESHVDHLGRCVLEPIDLSWMPRAEMLERIEVGGCEILDEVRSEGRGAVLFLNHLGNPATVVGALGPRGYDLAIAGNAINYADSKGMYRLDRLENLIQRMFRSVDVERVLLGEELPAKMARVLARNGFFGMFIDFPVEEKHNVALPFGGRLMDAHIGPALLALRHRVPVLMVTSHRTGENRHRLEITRVPLPPPELRLQKAAEELLRSALGQMLNSVRQHPDQWWPWDVVRLSPFPSSES from the coding sequence ATGTCGCAGAAGCCTGAAAGCCGGATGCCAGCAGGGGTGCCGGATCCGCCGTGGCGGATTTCAGCAGCCTGCTGGCTGGTGATCGTGCTGTTTCATCTGCTGCGCTGGATGCCGCGGCGTTGGATGTACGGGCGGGTCTCGAAGCGGCTCGGTTTGGCCGCCCGCCATCATCTCAAGGAGCGCGTGATGGATCACGTGACCCAGGTGCTCGGTGAATTCGAGTCGGCGGATGCGCGGGAAAATTTCTGGGAATCCCATGTCGATCATCTCGGGCGCTGTGTGCTGGAGCCCATCGACCTGAGCTGGATGCCGCGCGCGGAGATGTTGGAGCGGATCGAAGTCGGTGGTTGTGAAATCCTCGATGAAGTCCGGAGCGAGGGCAGGGGAGCGGTGTTGTTTCTCAACCATCTCGGTAATCCTGCGACGGTCGTCGGTGCGCTGGGGCCCCGTGGGTATGATCTGGCCATCGCGGGCAATGCGATCAACTACGCGGACTCGAAGGGCATGTACCGCCTTGACCGGTTGGAGAATCTCATCCAGCGGATGTTCCGCAGCGTGGATGTGGAGCGCGTGTTGCTCGGTGAGGAACTGCCGGCAAAGATGGCCCGGGTGCTGGCGCGGAACGGTTTCTTCGGGATGTTCATCGATTTTCCGGTGGAGGAGAAACACAACGTTGCATTGCCTTTTGGCGGACGGCTGATGGACGCGCACATCGGTCCCGCCCTGTTGGCTTTGCGCCACCGCGTGCCGGTGTTGATGGTGACCTCCCATCGGACGGGTGAAAACCGCCACCGCCTGGAGATCACGCGGGTGCCACTGCCGCCTCCGGAGCTGCGGTTGCAAAAGGCGGCTGAAGAATTGCTTCGATCCGCGCTGGGCCAGATGTTGAATTCCGTCCGGCAGCATCCCGATCAGTGGTGGCCGTGGGACGTCGTCCGCCTTTCCCCTTTTCCTTCTTCCGAATCATGA
- a CDS encoding lysophospholipid acyltransferase family protein → MSRSRRLLIGVITACLIQLARLVVRTNFFLARWLPDRWLARLGHPVAVFMRHSHKDKILSRMEQVLGPFESEGGRERVWRLHLEHIGRCVFEPFQMYWSTDEELVANITISGEDLLQQALAEGKGAVLFLDHMGNPGSLVAAFGLRGYDVAIAGNPVIAVEDMVARLFKRGRVERVLLGDRMPARMAEILKRNGLFGIFIDFPVVLKHNVILPFGRTGASVNLGPGLLALRQGSPVFSVTSTRTGPNRHEVVVKPLARPNPAPLRPAAAELVGNAFDSMVETLRVHPDQWWPWDEVCLENPPASCLSNEQSAPI, encoded by the coding sequence GTGTCCCGCTCCCGCCGGCTGCTGATAGGAGTCATCACCGCGTGCCTCATCCAGCTCGCGAGGCTGGTGGTGCGGACCAATTTCTTCCTGGCCCGCTGGCTTCCCGACCGCTGGTTGGCGAGACTCGGCCATCCCGTTGCCGTTTTCATGCGGCATAGTCACAAGGACAAGATCCTGTCGCGGATGGAGCAGGTGCTGGGGCCGTTCGAGTCGGAGGGTGGGCGGGAGCGCGTTTGGCGGCTTCATTTGGAACACATCGGCCGCTGCGTGTTCGAGCCGTTCCAGATGTACTGGTCCACCGATGAGGAGCTGGTGGCGAACATCACGATTTCCGGTGAAGATCTCCTTCAACAAGCTTTGGCGGAGGGAAAGGGCGCGGTGCTGTTCCTCGATCACATGGGGAATCCCGGCTCGTTGGTCGCGGCCTTCGGTCTCCGTGGCTACGACGTGGCCATCGCGGGCAATCCGGTGATCGCCGTGGAAGACATGGTCGCGCGGTTGTTCAAGCGCGGGCGGGTGGAACGCGTGCTGCTGGGGGACCGCATGCCCGCCCGCATGGCGGAGATTCTCAAGCGCAACGGACTCTTCGGCATCTTCATCGATTTTCCGGTGGTGCTGAAACACAATGTCATCCTCCCCTTCGGCCGGACCGGTGCGAGCGTGAACCTCGGCCCTGGATTGCTGGCTCTGCGGCAGGGATCGCCCGTTTTCAGCGTCACCAGCACACGGACCGGCCCGAACCGGCATGAGGTGGTGGTGAAACCCCTTGCCCGGCCCAATCCCGCGCCATTGCGCCCGGCTGCGGCCGAACTGGTGGGAAATGCTTTTGATTCCATGGTCGAAACCCTCCGCGTTCATCCCGATCAGTGGTGGCCGTGGGACGAGGTTTGTCTTGAAAACCCTCCTGCTTCCTGTCTCTCAAACGAGCAATCCGCCCCGATATGA
- the creB gene encoding two-component system response regulator CreB has protein sequence MPRVLLVEDEPAIADTLVYALETERLEVTHALTGSEALDAFAEKKHDFVILDIGLPDITGLDVCRKLRESSTVPILFLTARDGEIDRILGLELGGDDYVTKPFSPREIVARVRAILRRAGGNGETTAPSGTAPTVAAPATALHHDTSAMRIHCHGKALDLTAHEYKLLLVLLSHPGRVFTRDQLLDRAWEDPGAVTDRTVDAHVKSIRSKLRAARIGAEDYIQTRRGLGYLLSFTA, from the coding sequence ATGCCCCGCGTCCTCCTTGTCGAAGATGAACCGGCGATCGCCGACACTCTCGTCTATGCCCTTGAAACAGAACGACTGGAGGTCACGCACGCGCTGACCGGCAGCGAGGCGCTCGATGCCTTCGCGGAAAAAAAGCACGACTTCGTGATCCTCGATATCGGCCTGCCGGACATCACCGGCCTCGATGTGTGCCGGAAATTGCGCGAAAGCAGCACGGTCCCGATCCTCTTCCTGACCGCGCGCGACGGGGAAATCGACCGCATCCTCGGCTTGGAACTCGGCGGGGACGACTATGTGACCAAGCCTTTCTCTCCCCGCGAGATCGTCGCCCGTGTCCGGGCGATCCTCCGCCGCGCCGGTGGAAACGGTGAAACAACCGCCCCGTCCGGCACCGCGCCCACGGTTGCCGCTCCCGCCACCGCCCTGCATCACGACACCTCGGCGATGCGCATCCACTGCCACGGCAAGGCGCTCGATCTCACCGCCCATGAGTACAAGCTGCTGCTGGTGCTCCTCTCCCACCCGGGACGCGTGTTCACCCGCGACCAACTCCTCGACCGTGCCTGGGAAGATCCGGGCGCCGTCACCGACCGTACCGTGGACGCCCACGTGAAGTCCATCCGCTCGAAACTCCGCGCCGCCCGGATCGGGGCCGAGGACTATATCCAAACCCGCCGCGGCCTCGGTTACCTGCTTTCCTTCACGGCATGA
- the creC gene encoding two-component system sensor histidine kinase CreC, producing the protein MRFTRVTLFFIGFIMVLGFYQLATYFLSGVEPQTFQATEEVMVDSAHLLAELVENEMEHGKLDTDHLREVFDGAHERTFVATIFEHTKHNVGTNVYLTDALGRVIFDSEGGKREGQDYSKRRDVALTLRGEYGARSSRNDQADSNSSILYVAAPVGDPAHPSGVLTVFKPQADALPMIKERKQVIYRAFILIGGGTLFLITVVFLWLYRPIGKITEYARAIERGERPKRPKIGIGREVNTLSHALESMREALEGRAYVEHYIQTLTHEMKSPLAAIRGAAELLDEDMPAETRHRFLENIRAESARTERLINRLLELSAIESKVRLDSAETLDLNQVVAQAIDQAKPLAELAGVRLDWSPPEEAIPVRGDAFILRAAVTNLLENAIDFSPDESVVKINTTISDHRVSLTIRDHGPGIPDYAQERIFDRFYSLRHHTMGRKGTGLGLTLVREAAELHGGLITLEPAEEGGTTATFSLPLV; encoded by the coding sequence GTGCGTTTCACCCGGGTCACCCTCTTCTTCATCGGCTTCATCATGGTGCTGGGGTTCTACCAGCTCGCCACCTACTTCCTGTCCGGAGTCGAGCCCCAGACGTTCCAAGCCACCGAGGAAGTGATGGTGGACTCCGCGCACCTGCTCGCGGAGCTGGTGGAAAATGAAATGGAGCACGGCAAGCTCGACACCGACCACCTCCGCGAGGTGTTCGATGGCGCGCATGAGCGGACGTTCGTCGCAACCATCTTCGAGCACACGAAGCACAACGTTGGAACGAACGTCTATCTCACCGATGCCCTGGGCAGGGTCATCTTCGACTCGGAAGGCGGGAAGCGCGAAGGTCAGGACTATTCCAAGCGCCGGGACGTCGCACTCACCTTGCGAGGAGAGTACGGAGCCCGCAGCAGCCGCAACGATCAGGCCGACTCCAACTCCTCGATCCTCTATGTGGCCGCTCCGGTGGGTGATCCCGCGCATCCCTCCGGTGTGCTGACGGTTTTCAAGCCCCAGGCCGACGCGCTCCCGATGATCAAGGAGCGCAAGCAGGTGATCTACCGCGCCTTCATCCTGATCGGCGGCGGCACCCTGTTTCTGATCACCGTGGTATTCCTCTGGCTCTACCGCCCCATCGGCAAGATCACGGAGTATGCCCGCGCGATCGAACGCGGCGAGCGCCCGAAGCGGCCGAAGATCGGCATCGGCCGCGAGGTCAATACCCTGTCCCACGCGTTGGAATCGATGAGGGAAGCACTGGAAGGACGCGCCTACGTCGAGCACTACATCCAGACCCTGACCCACGAGATGAAAAGTCCGCTGGCCGCCATCCGTGGTGCGGCAGAGCTGCTGGACGAAGACATGCCCGCGGAAACCCGCCATCGCTTCCTCGAAAACATCCGTGCCGAATCCGCCCGCACCGAGCGGCTCATCAACCGCCTGCTGGAACTCTCCGCCATCGAAAGCAAGGTACGGCTTGATTCCGCCGAAACGCTCGACCTCAACCAGGTGGTGGCCCAAGCCATCGACCAGGCGAAGCCGCTGGCGGAACTCGCCGGTGTCCGGCTCGATTGGTCGCCTCCGGAAGAAGCCATTCCCGTGCGCGGCGATGCCTTCATCCTGCGCGCCGCGGTCACCAACCTGCTGGAGAATGCCATCGACTTCTCGCCCGATGAATCGGTGGTGAAGATCAACACCACCATTTCCGATCATCGGGTCTCCCTTACGATCCGCGATCACGGCCCCGGTATCCCCGACTATGCCCAGGAACGGATCTTCGACCGTTTCTACTCCCTGCGCCATCATACGATGGGTCGGAAGGGGACCGGCCTGGGCCTGACGCTGGTCCGGGAGGCCGCAGAGCTGCACGGGGGGCTGATCACACTGGAGCCTGCCGAAGAGGGAGGCACCACCGCCACGTTCAGCCTGCCCCTCGTCTGA
- a CDS encoding cytochrome P450, with protein sequence MSATQTPARTPGPSRLDLLKHFFRSGFRFVEALTEEAEKHGDTFVLPLEVPTYILRNPDDIKHILVSNPLNYHKTGGLTVGEKVIGQGLVSSEEPLHGKQRRTMQPMFHKASISKFTEMMLESTASHTRDWKDGDSIDMSLEMMHLTITIVGLSLFNVDLYREGRELGMEFNRALNLVTRIQLMPFLPKWAMGSLQRKLDDSISKIDEAMAKIISDRRKLPESEWPHDLLSMILASRYEDGSPMPDKLVRDEVVTIILAGHETVANHLNWTWYLLARHPEVHDKLLKEWDEVLGGEEPSMEHMGRLPYTLMVLAESMRLYPPAWTLARRVVAPEKLPSGLELKAGDELLIMQYVSHRNPAYFPEPEKFIPERFSAENKDSIPKYVYYPFGLGPRFCIGEGFARLEALLLLVKMGRRFRFEMARSGEVRPETLIALRPRKGLPMIVRNAR encoded by the coding sequence ATGAGCGCCACCCAGACCCCTGCCCGCACCCCGGGGCCCTCGCGCCTGGACCTTCTGAAGCATTTCTTCCGTTCCGGCTTCCGTTTCGTGGAGGCTCTCACGGAGGAGGCGGAAAAACACGGTGACACCTTCGTCCTGCCGCTGGAGGTGCCGACCTATATCCTCCGCAATCCGGATGACATCAAACACATCCTCGTCTCCAACCCGCTGAACTACCACAAGACCGGTGGCCTGACGGTGGGTGAGAAGGTGATCGGCCAAGGACTGGTGAGCAGCGAGGAGCCGTTGCACGGCAAGCAGCGCCGGACGATGCAGCCGATGTTTCACAAGGCATCGATCTCGAAGTTCACGGAGATGATGCTGGAGTCCACCGCGTCCCACACCCGGGATTGGAAGGACGGCGACTCCATCGACATGTCGCTGGAGATGATGCACCTCACCATCACCATCGTGGGGCTGTCGCTCTTCAACGTGGACCTCTATCGCGAAGGCCGCGAGCTGGGCATGGAATTCAACCGCGCGCTGAATCTGGTCACGCGCATCCAGCTCATGCCTTTCCTGCCGAAGTGGGCGATGGGCTCGCTCCAGCGCAAGCTTGACGACAGCATCTCGAAGATCGACGAGGCGATGGCAAAGATCATCTCCGACCGACGCAAGCTGCCGGAAAGCGAGTGGCCTCACGACCTGCTCAGCATGATCCTCGCATCCCGCTACGAGGATGGCTCGCCGATGCCGGACAAGCTGGTGCGGGACGAGGTGGTGACCATCATCCTCGCCGGTCATGAGACGGTGGCGAATCATCTCAACTGGACGTGGTACCTGCTGGCCCGCCACCCCGAGGTGCATGACAAGCTGCTCAAGGAATGGGACGAGGTGCTGGGAGGTGAAGAACCTTCCATGGAGCACATGGGACGCCTGCCCTACACGCTGATGGTGCTGGCGGAATCCATGCGCCTTTATCCACCGGCGTGGACGTTGGCGCGTCGCGTCGTTGCCCCGGAGAAGCTGCCCAGCGGGCTGGAGCTGAAGGCGGGCGACGAACTACTAATTATGCAGTACGTCTCGCACCGGAATCCGGCGTATTTCCCGGAACCGGAGAAGTTCATTCCCGAACGCTTCTCGGCGGAGAACAAGGATTCCATCCCGAAGTATGTGTACTATCCCTTCGGGCTCGGGCCGCGCTTTTGCATCGGCGAGGGTTTCGCCCGTTTGGAAGCGCTGCTGTTGCTGGTGAAGATGGGGCGTCGCTTCCGCTTTGAAATGGCGCGGTCGGGCGAGGTGCGGCCGGAAACCCTGATCGCCCTGCGTCCGCGCAAGGGCCTGCCCATGATCGTCCGCAACGCCCGCTGA
- the lpxB gene encoding lipid-A-disaccharide synthase — protein MGARPLKMFLSAGEVSGDFQAAQLARTLQRIHPGVELVGYGGDHMRSAGVEIRCDTAGWGYVGIQESLRFLPEMRRARAKLAELLKTERPDLVVLVDGEAFNERLVAVLQRERIPFVHYFVPQVWFWGRWRARRIARQASLVIPAFPKELEIFRECGARAEWFGHPLLDLVEKSEEPCNEGGEDRRPVALMPGSRVQEIESHAPTLIASAKQLRKKNPGMKFLLPVAAQHLRAPLLRMIEAADMTHAIELRPGWSERVVSKCRLALVASGTATLETALAGVPMVAFYKVRKLTFWAAKLLVKSRFVAMPNILLDESVVPELLQENFTVDSIVSEASALLDDPARAAEMRRNLARIPAVLGGHGAIERAAWALVHLTAEHEAVPVGVPCQLKSA, from the coding sequence ATGGGAGCACGTCCGCTGAAAATGTTCCTGTCCGCCGGTGAGGTGAGCGGCGATTTTCAGGCGGCCCAACTGGCGCGGACGCTCCAGCGCATCCACCCCGGAGTGGAACTCGTCGGCTACGGTGGTGATCACATGCGGTCCGCTGGGGTGGAAATCCGCTGCGACACCGCGGGCTGGGGCTACGTGGGCATTCAGGAATCGCTGCGATTTCTCCCGGAAATGCGCCGCGCCCGGGCCAAACTGGCGGAACTGCTCAAGACCGAGCGCCCCGATCTGGTGGTGCTGGTCGATGGCGAGGCTTTCAATGAGCGCCTGGTCGCCGTGCTCCAGCGCGAGCGGATTCCTTTCGTCCACTATTTCGTGCCGCAGGTTTGGTTCTGGGGCCGCTGGCGTGCCCGCCGGATCGCCCGGCAAGCCTCGCTGGTGATCCCAGCCTTCCCGAAGGAGCTGGAGATTTTCCGCGAATGTGGTGCCCGCGCCGAGTGGTTCGGTCATCCCTTGCTGGATCTGGTCGAGAAGTCGGAAGAACCCTGCAACGAGGGTGGAGAGGATCGCCGCCCGGTGGCTCTCATGCCGGGCAGCCGGGTGCAGGAGATCGAAAGCCACGCGCCCACTCTCATTGCCTCCGCCAAACAACTGCGGAAAAAGAATCCGGGAATGAAATTCCTGCTTCCGGTCGCAGCCCAGCACCTCCGCGCGCCGCTGCTGCGCATGATCGAAGCTGCGGACATGACCCACGCCATCGAGCTGCGCCCCGGCTGGTCCGAGCGTGTGGTTTCGAAGTGCCGTCTGGCACTGGTGGCCTCCGGTACCGCCACGCTGGAAACCGCCCTCGCAGGCGTGCCGATGGTGGCCTTCTACAAGGTCCGCAAGTTGACCTTCTGGGCGGCGAAGCTGCTGGTGAAGAGCCGCTTCGTGGCGATGCCGAACATCCTGCTGGACGAGTCCGTGGTGCCGGAACTGCTGCAGGAAAATTTCACCGTCGATTCGATCGTCTCCGAAGCATCCGCCCTGCTGGATGATCCTGCTCGTGCTGCGGAAATGCGCCGGAATCTGGCCCGCATTCCTGCGGTGTTGGGTGGTCATGGCGCCATCGAGCGCGCGGCGTGGGCGCTGGTGCATCTCACTGCCGAGCACGAAGCGGTACCCGTGGGCGTGCCCTGCCAACTGAAATCCGCCTGA